Proteins encoded in a region of the Pocillopora verrucosa isolate sample1 chromosome 11, ASM3666991v2, whole genome shotgun sequence genome:
- the LOC136284336 gene encoding uncharacterized protein, whose amino-acid sequence MRSLVYYCFTGLIAFAAFAIGNVYLWKRDQKNQKERSKEEREYQERRQEYDRECHERRRKEDREHQDRRYQEESRDHRRREWRQFSDRINADYSELKSNDIPRKISKVKDTFEHMRIHSTVTGLDVLRYMLNDDNYRNLVSESPQLQALREDLHMIFLPLNVCSSLLQLGEVPPYIKEELRFVVEELGNLAEPFLTGEQQRVALKCLEYFGSNRSSNEHGQRGVEGLGVRIKAIVPYVNSLQFISMEDCDYSKCKKFSFYFKESIMFNNLGNLKFLRELLKYLEGVALSARIFKGQPAELPVESIEPINDSDSDEVILMKVLHEVRLYIHLILNENLSREDNERVERNIERLRQLYEKGGKKIEAEEEKIKHICYWFILDLQKIEKEIPPHLIKQGFGTQLKDLYDKQFCPMMVAKNPGSGGSVV is encoded by the coding sequence ATGCGGAGCCTGGTCTATTATTGTTTTACTGGCCTTATTGCATTCGCAGCCTTTGCAATTGGAAACGTTTACTTGTGGAAAAGGGATCAAAAGAACCAGAAAGAGCGCAGTAAGGAGGAGAGGGAATACCAAGAGAGACGCCAAGAGTACGATCGGGAATGCCATGAGAGACGCAGAAAGGAGGATCGTGAACACCAAGACAGACGTTACCAAGAAGAATCAAGAGACCATCGGAGGCGGGAATGGCGCCAGTTCTCGGATCGAATCAACGCCGATTACAGCGAACTGAAAAGTAATGACATCCCACGGAAAATTTCAAAGGTAAAGGACACTTTTGAACATATGCGAATCCACTCAACAGTAACTGGCCTTGATGTTTTACGATACATGCTCAACGATGATAACTACCGCAATTTAGTGAGCGAGTCACCTCAGCTGCAGGCCCTTCGTGAAGACCTCCATATGATTTTCTTGCCGCTAAATGTCTGCTCTTCTTTGCTTCAGTTGGGAGAAGTGCCACCATATATAAAGGAAGAATTAAGATTTGTGGTGGAAGAGTTGGGGAATTTAGCAGAGCCTTTCCTTACAGGTGAACAACAAAGGGTCGCTTTGAAATGTCTGGAATATTTTGGCAGTAACAGATCATCAAATGAACATGGTCAAAGAGGGGTGGAAGGGCTTGGTGTGCGAATTAAAGCCATTGTTCCGTACGTAAACAGCTTACAGTTTATATCCATGGAAGATTGCGATTATAGCAAGTGCAaaaaattttcgttttattttaaagaatcGATTATGTTTAACAACCTCGGGAATCTCAAGTTTCTCAGAGAACTACTGAAGTATCTAGAAGGTGTGGCGCTCTCTGCCAGAATCTTCAAAGGACAACCGGCAGAACTGCCTGTTGAATCGATCGAGCCGATCAACGACAGTGATAGCGATGAAGTGATTTTAATGAAAGTGCTTCATGAAGTGCGTCTATATATCCATCTTATTCTGAACGAAAACCTATCCAGGGAAGATAATGAACGAGTTGAGAGGAACATCGAGCGACTGCGCCAGCTTTATGAAAAAGGAGGGAAGAAGATCGAGGCCGAAGAGGAAAAGATTAAACACATTTGTTATTGGTTCATATTGGACCTCCAGAAAATTGAGAAGGAAATACCTCCACATCTAATTAAGCAGGGTTTTGGCACACAGTTAAAGGATTTATACGACAAGCAGTTTTGTCCAATGATGGTTGCTAAGAACCCTGGTTCAGGGGGTTCAGTAGTATAG